One genomic region from Jiangella sp. DSM 45060 encodes:
- the rpsN gene encoding 30S ribosomal protein S14 has protein sequence MAKRSKIVKDARRREIVAHHAERRAALKRVLADPTSSDDERTAARRALARQPRDASATRLRNRDQVDGRPRGVHRAFGLSRIRLRAMAHQGLLPGVTKSSW, from the coding sequence ATGGCCAAGCGCAGCAAGATCGTCAAGGACGCCCGCCGCCGCGAGATCGTCGCCCACCATGCCGAGCGCCGGGCCGCGTTGAAGCGCGTCCTCGCCGACCCCACCAGCAGCGACGACGAGCGCACGGCCGCACGGCGCGCGCTGGCCCGGCAGCCCCGCGATGCCAGCGCCACCCGGCTGCGCAACCGCGACCAGGTCGACGGCCGCCCGCGCGGCGTCCACCGCGCGTTCGGCCTGTCCCGGATCCGGCTGCGGGCCATGGCCCACCAGGGCCTGCTGCCCGGCGTGACGAAGTCCAGCTGGTAG
- the rpmB gene encoding 50S ribosomal protein L28 encodes MSARCQVTGATPGFGHAISHSHRRTKRRFDPNLQRRRYWVPSLGRTVRITVSARGIRTIDKRGIDAVVAELLARGERL; translated from the coding sequence ATGTCCGCACGCTGCCAGGTCACCGGCGCCACGCCGGGTTTCGGCCACGCGATCTCGCACTCCCACCGCCGCACGAAACGCCGGTTCGACCCCAACCTCCAGCGCAGGCGCTACTGGGTCCCGTCGCTGGGCCGCACGGTCAGGATCACCGTCTCGGCGCGCGGCATCAGGACCATCGACAAGCGCGGCATCGACGCCGTCGTGGCGGAGCTGCTGGCCCGCGGGGAGCGGCTCTAG